A stretch of Terriglobia bacterium DNA encodes these proteins:
- a CDS encoding type II toxin-antitoxin system RelE/ParE family toxin, whose protein sequence is MIRKFADRGIEDIFNGRDTKAARRCCPRDLWQIAARKLEQLDSAVSLVDLRVPPGNRLEPLAGKRIGQHSIRINDRYRICFLWTDDGPDRIEIADYH, encoded by the coding sequence GTGATCCGCAAATTCGCCGATCGAGGAATTGAGGATATTTTCAACGGGCGGGACACCAAGGCCGCACGGCGATGTTGCCCAAGAGATCTTTGGCAAATAGCTGCCAGAAAGCTTGAGCAACTGGATTCGGCAGTCAGCCTCGTCGACTTGCGCGTGCCGCCCGGGAATCGTTTAGAACCGCTCGCCGGAAAGCGGATCGGGCAACATAGCATCCGGATCAACGACCGGTACCGTATCTGCTTTCTCTGGACGGATGACGGGCCGGATCGAATCGAGATTGCGGATTACCATTAG
- a CDS encoding BrnA antitoxin family protein yields MRKEYDFTRGKRGAVIRTPPGKTRITIRIDDDILETFRAQVQAAGSGSYQSLINRALREHLEYGEETLKETLRSVVREELVKYGKKQESNPSRRRSKLPKSGGR; encoded by the coding sequence ATGAGGAAAGAATATGACTTCACTCGCGGGAAGCGAGGGGCGGTTATCCGCACCCCTCCCGGAAAGACGAGAATCACCATTCGCATTGACGACGATATCCTCGAGACCTTCCGAGCCCAGGTCCAGGCTGCCGGCAGCGGCAGCTACCAATCATTGATTAACCGGGCTTTGCGCGAGCACCTTGAATACGGAGAGGAAACGTTGAAGGAGACGCTTCGGTCGGTTGTCCGGGAAGAACTGGTGAAATATGGCAAGAAACAGGAGTCCAATCCGTCGAGGCGCCGCAGCAAACTACCCAAAAGCGGGGGGCGTTAA
- a CDS encoding DUF3795 domain-containing protein: MPNRITRNLIAPCGMNCGICRAFLREHNRCHGCNDAELNKPKTRVNCRLRICDKRGGKFCCHCPEFPCDRLRHLDHRYRTKYGMSQIENLERIWDKGIRKFLEAERKRWISDKGVFCVHDKQYYK, translated from the coding sequence ATGCCAAACCGGATCACCAGGAATCTTATCGCCCCTTGCGGGATGAATTGCGGGATTTGCAGAGCGTTCTTGCGCGAACACAATCGTTGCCACGGCTGCAATGATGCCGAACTGAACAAACCCAAAACCCGCGTCAACTGCCGCCTGCGCATTTGCGACAAAAGAGGCGGCAAGTTCTGTTGCCATTGCCCGGAGTTCCCCTGCGACCGCCTCCGGCACCTCGACCATCGCTACCGTACGAAATACGGCATGAGTCAGATTGAAAACTTGGAGCGCATCTGGGACAAGGGAATCAGGAAATTCCTGGAGGCGGAGCGCAAGAGATGGATTAGTGACAAGGGCGTCTTCTGCGTCCACGATAAGCAATACTACAAATAG
- a CDS encoding HigA family addiction module antidote protein — MVRIPTHREPTHPGEMLVEEFLKPMGLTQRDLADAILVPYQRVNELARKRRGITPSTALRLARYFGMSPDFWLNLQLRWDLYHAREKEADALRKIKQVRSGRAA; from the coding sequence ATGGTCCGTATACCGACGCATCGAGAACCCACTCACCCAGGCGAAATGCTGGTGGAGGAGTTCCTCAAGCCGATGGGACTGACACAGCGGGATCTTGCCGACGCGATCCTCGTACCCTATCAGCGGGTCAATGAACTGGCGAGAAAACGGCGGGGAATCACCCCGAGCACAGCCTTGCGACTTGCCAGATATTTCGGCATGTCGCCTGACTTCTGGCTGAACTTGCAGCTTCGGTGGGATCTCTATCACGCCCGTGAGAAAGAGGCCGATGCATTACGAAAGATCAAGCAGGTCAGATCGGGGCGCGCAGCCTGA
- a CDS encoding BrnA antitoxin family protein: MKEPKTGDLEFDVKGTRQVRRIAARKQSVKITINIDSEALAILRAQSAKTGIPYQRLLNQVLMRALQKDAQTEGRLDRLEKELNRLKRTLVA; encoded by the coding sequence ATGAAAGAACCCAAAACCGGTGACCTTGAATTCGATGTGAAAGGCACCCGGCAGGTCCGCCGGATAGCCGCGCGAAAACAGTCGGTCAAGATCACCATCAACATCGATTCCGAGGCTCTGGCGATTCTGCGCGCACAGTCGGCCAAGACGGGGATTCCCTACCAGAGACTCCTGAACCAGGTGTTAATGCGCGCACTTCAGAAAGATGCCCAAACCGAAGGCCGCCTCGATCGACTGGAGAAAGAGCTGAATCGGCTGAAGCGCACGCTTGTGGCGTAA
- a CDS encoding type II toxin-antitoxin system RelE/ParE family toxin: MIVSYRDRRTRDFAVGKHVKALSGIERCARLKLDRLESATTLRDLAALPGNRFEALMGDRKGQYSIRINDQWRICFEWPQWSPGPTNVEIVDYH, encoded by the coding sequence ATGATCGTCAGCTATCGGGACAGGCGCACTCGAGACTTTGCTGTCGGGAAACATGTGAAGGCACTCTCCGGTATCGAACGATGCGCGCGCCTGAAGCTTGACCGTCTCGAATCGGCTACGACGCTGAGAGACCTTGCCGCATTGCCCGGTAACCGTTTTGAAGCGCTCATGGGCGACCGCAAGGGCCAGTACAGCATCCGCATCAACGATCAGTGGCGGATTTGCTTTGAATGGCCGCAGTGGTCACCTGGGCCAACGAACGTGGAAATTGTCGATTACCACTAG
- a CDS encoding NmrA family NAD(P)-binding protein has protein sequence MIAVMGATGNTGKPIVEKLLKEGCKVRALGRSADKLKSLASQGAEALAGQASDAAYLDQSFAGAEAAYVLIPPSFNEPDFPAYQDRIGESIAGALQKSGVKHVVALSSLGAEHSAGTGPITGLHRLEERLRKIPGVNVLLLRAGYFFENHFGSLAMIKHQGSNGGAISPDVPIAQIATKDIASAAAAALLKRDFSGIVVRELLGQRDLTLREATRILGAKIGKPDLQYVQLPYDTFAGVLMQLGFSASLTGLFAEMCRAINEGRVRTAEGRNPRNSTATTFESFADVLAAAYKAI, from the coding sequence ATGATTGCAGTTATGGGAGCAACCGGGAACACCGGGAAACCGATCGTCGAGAAGCTTTTGAAGGAAGGGTGCAAGGTCAGGGCTCTCGGAAGAAGTGCCGACAAGTTGAAGTCCCTCGCAAGCCAGGGAGCGGAGGCATTGGCGGGCCAGGCTTCGGATGCCGCATATCTTGACCAGTCCTTTGCGGGCGCAGAAGCGGCATATGTGCTCATCCCGCCAAGCTTTAATGAACCCGATTTCCCTGCATATCAGGACCGGATCGGCGAATCCATCGCGGGAGCCTTGCAGAAAAGCGGAGTGAAGCATGTCGTGGCGCTGAGCAGCCTCGGCGCGGAGCATTCGGCCGGCACCGGCCCGATTACGGGTTTGCATCGCCTGGAAGAACGCCTCCGCAAGATTCCGGGAGTCAATGTCCTCCTGCTGCGCGCAGGATATTTCTTCGAAAACCATTTCGGATCACTCGCCATGATCAAGCACCAGGGATCCAATGGCGGCGCCATCTCTCCGGACGTGCCGATCGCGCAGATCGCGACGAAGGACATCGCCTCTGCCGCTGCGGCGGCGCTCCTCAAGCGCGATTTCTCCGGCATCGTTGTGCGGGAGCTCCTGGGGCAGCGCGACCTCACCCTCCGCGAGGCGACCCGCATCCTCGGCGCGAAGATCGGCAAGCCCGATCTCCAATACGTCCAGCTTCCGTATGACACCTTTGCGGGTGTATTGATGCAGCTCGGATTCTCGGCCAGCCTGACTGGACTATTCGCGGAAATGTGCCGTGCCATTAATGAAGGACGTGTGCGCACGGCGGAGGGGCGCAATCCTCGCAACAGCACAGCCACAACATTCGAATCTTTCGCAGATGTGCTGGCGGCCGCGTATAAGGCGATATGA
- a CDS encoding tetratricopeptide repeat protein: protein MNRQWDLAIEQQRNALELDPNYFLAYLNLGIALSQKRKV from the coding sequence ATGAATCGGCAGTGGGATCTCGCCATCGAGCAGCAGCGCAATGCGCTCGAGCTTGACCCGAACTACTTTTTGGCTTATCTCAATCTCGGCATAGCCCTCAGCCAAAAAAGGAAAGTTTGA
- a CDS encoding HigA family addiction module antidote protein, which yields MALIAIHPGEHLAEELKELDMSAAELARRLHVPTNRITGILNGQRAVTGDTALRLAHFFGTSPEFWLNLQSLYELRLAQRKAGRSIKSLPTLKQSERFHA from the coding sequence ATGGCACTTATCGCTATCCATCCCGGGGAACACCTGGCTGAGGAACTGAAAGAACTCGACATGAGCGCCGCGGAGCTGGCGCGCCGGCTCCACGTGCCGACCAACCGCATCACCGGGATCCTGAACGGACAGCGGGCCGTCACCGGCGATACCGCCTTGCGTCTGGCCCATTTCTTCGGCACAAGCCCGGAGTTCTGGCTTAATTTGCAGAGTCTCTACGAACTGCGTTTGGCCCAGCGGAAGGCGGGGAGGTCGATCAAGTCACTTCCTACGTTAAAACAATCCGAGCGCTTCCATGCCTGA
- a CDS encoding VWA domain-containing protein, whose protein sequence is MRISGGIASLFLIVLLPAAPSVISSRNVEHERVLLLGVYAPSCRFVRGIDAGQVVVKGVRASVQSLEFDDSPRHVVLLLDVSSSMGVNRLAWPNIVAVAKEFLGTLQNDDWIALHIFATRHIVLLPPTHDFSRASSLIDSISPPGTNPSKRKVGFETHLKETLAEIMRDGGGELGLGDAVVLITDQDTIGGLSREDPVRVMGSAGVRLFLLQANLSVFPPSSTVPGQSLSTHPESGDIALATGGTIFAPWAGQTRLSIDRGLMRENVQSMYSLIREVYRVELRFTAPGADSRHLTVQILDRNGKKSPRLTPIYPRCRQLPEWQ, encoded by the coding sequence ATGCGGATATCAGGTGGAATCGCGTCGCTGTTCCTGATCGTTCTGTTGCCGGCGGCTCCTTCGGTTATTTCCAGCCGGAACGTCGAGCACGAGCGGGTGCTTCTCCTCGGAGTCTACGCACCGAGCTGCAGGTTTGTGCGTGGGATCGATGCCGGGCAGGTTGTCGTAAAAGGTGTGCGCGCCTCCGTTCAGAGCCTCGAATTCGATGACAGCCCCAGGCATGTGGTGCTGCTCCTGGATGTCAGTTCGAGCATGGGGGTGAACCGGTTGGCCTGGCCCAACATAGTTGCCGTGGCCAAGGAGTTCTTAGGAACCCTGCAAAACGACGACTGGATTGCCCTGCACATTTTTGCCACCAGGCACATAGTTCTGTTGCCTCCCACGCATGATTTTTCGCGCGCCTCGAGTCTGATTGATTCGATTTCTCCGCCCGGAACGAACCCGTCGAAACGCAAGGTCGGATTCGAGACTCACCTCAAAGAAACTCTCGCTGAAATCATGCGCGACGGAGGAGGCGAACTCGGCCTGGGGGACGCCGTAGTCCTGATTACAGACCAGGACACCATCGGAGGGCTGTCGAGGGAAGACCCGGTTCGGGTCATGGGTTCGGCCGGGGTGCGTCTTTTTCTGCTGCAGGCCAATTTGTCCGTCTTTCCGCCCTCGAGCACGGTTCCCGGACAGTCGCTTTCGACACACCCGGAATCCGGGGACATCGCACTCGCGACGGGCGGAACCATTTTTGCGCCCTGGGCCGGACAGACCCGGCTGTCGATCGACCGGGGATTGATGCGCGAAAATGTCCAGAGCATGTACAGCCTCATCAGAGAGGTATACCGAGTAGAACTCAGGTTCACGGCTCCGGGCGCCGATTCCAGGCATCTGACCGTACAGATACTGGACCGCAACGGGAAAAAGTCGCCACGCCTCACCCCTATTTATCCGCGCTGCCGTCAACTTCCGGAGTGGCAATAA